A part of Paenibacillus sp. sptzw28 genomic DNA contains:
- a CDS encoding cation transporter, whose protein sequence is MEHVQLKVEGMSCGHCANSIESAVKTLGATAKVDLGSKSVSIDYDAGKISLDAIKEAIEEQGYDVV, encoded by the coding sequence ATGGAACATGTACAGTTGAAGGTGGAAGGCATGTCTTGCGGACATTGCGCAAACTCTATTGAAAGCGCCGTTAAGACACTGGGAGCTACCGCCAAAGTCGATCTTGGAAGCAAATCCGTTTCCATTGATTACGATGCCGGTAAAATTTCGCTGGACGCAATTAAAGAGGCAATAGAGGAACAAGGTTACGATGTCGTATAA
- a CDS encoding DUF4247 domain-containing protein: MKQKLSFFIKNLLVVSLIVPLLAACGISSTIEDKYPLESVSGSGSQTSYVYRAAGQTVPEVAKALAAESKPQQESAEKSDHMFLVYSDKIIHLQQDEKKPEDTLVEVDSKDYVRNNYSSSFLQGYLLASLLGDLFDGGRYGGGSYRGYADRDTYKPKTGTYHVPTVNEKKAIPPMTVERKGSIFTRAKDAVSGKVGSDGNVFNKAPPKSGKITRDDGSGSSSGSWLTPRKSSKPKTRVGFGRISRRR, from the coding sequence ATGAAGCAGAAGCTGTCATTCTTCATAAAAAATTTACTCGTCGTCAGCTTGATTGTTCCGCTCCTTGCAGCATGCGGCATATCAAGCACGATTGAAGATAAGTACCCGCTGGAATCGGTCAGCGGCAGCGGCTCGCAAACTTCCTATGTTTACCGCGCTGCCGGGCAAACCGTACCGGAAGTGGCGAAGGCGCTCGCCGCTGAGTCGAAGCCGCAGCAGGAATCGGCTGAGAAAAGCGACCACATGTTTCTTGTTTATTCGGACAAAATCATACACCTGCAGCAGGATGAGAAAAAACCGGAGGACACGCTTGTAGAGGTTGACTCCAAGGACTATGTGCGGAACAACTACAGCTCAAGCTTCCTTCAAGGCTACCTGCTGGCGAGCTTGCTCGGTGATTTATTCGACGGCGGCCGCTACGGCGGCGGATCTTATCGAGGCTATGCTGACAGGGATACGTACAAGCCGAAGACCGGAACCTACCATGTGCCTACTGTGAATGAGAAGAAGGCGATTCCGCCGATGACGGTGGAGCGCAAGGGATCGATTTTTACAAGAGCGAAGGATGCGGTTTCGGGTAAGGTCGGAAGCGACGGCAATGTATTCAACAAAGCTCCTCCGAAATCCGGCAAAATAACGCGGGATGACGGCAGCGGCAGCAGCTCGGGCAGCTGGCTGACCCCGCGCAAATCATCAAAGCCCAAGACGCGGGTTGGTTTCGGCCGCATATCGAGGCGAAGATAA
- a CDS encoding copper amine oxidase N-terminal domain-containing protein — protein sequence MKWLKPTAAALLLLGLVSAGLPVFADSSNHTEVYIDGRKQESVLISHGSTMVRLISFNDPEWVNYSYEAETRTVIINNPSRNITIRLQPGVSEVNVNGMHAKLAVPAIINSGRTYVPFRFLSETLGGYVEYNDQTKHAIVRTPAGQDVYETLMNGTLVEARNAAVGLAEVFINKELKPQGEGFSQTFTFPKGEALRFMVEYKGLISYIEISSEGLAEVKWQKDTIPVNGTYREEGIKPPDFGESVYFVFDPMVPDFSKYGTIDSDGKKKELGQYNVTVEREKQGEIIEPVNGEQRTDGKSGPVTPGA from the coding sequence ATGAAATGGTTGAAGCCGACAGCCGCTGCACTGCTGCTCTTGGGACTCGTATCAGCCGGTTTGCCCGTTTTTGCCGATAGCTCCAACCACACGGAAGTCTATATCGACGGCAGAAAACAAGAATCAGTACTCATATCTCATGGATCCACAATGGTACGTCTCATTTCTTTTAATGACCCGGAGTGGGTCAACTACTCTTATGAAGCCGAGACGCGAACGGTAATCATAAACAATCCAAGCCGTAATATTACAATCCGTCTGCAGCCTGGGGTATCCGAGGTAAATGTGAACGGAATGCACGCGAAGCTTGCTGTCCCCGCTATCATAAATTCAGGGCGGACATACGTGCCGTTTCGTTTTCTCTCGGAGACACTAGGAGGGTATGTCGAATACAACGACCAGACGAAGCATGCGATTGTTCGTACACCGGCCGGACAGGACGTCTATGAGACGCTGATGAACGGGACGCTGGTGGAAGCGCGCAATGCCGCGGTCGGATTGGCTGAGGTATTTATAAACAAAGAGCTCAAACCCCAGGGCGAAGGCTTCTCCCAAACGTTTACATTCCCGAAGGGTGAGGCGCTCCGGTTTATGGTGGAATATAAAGGCTTGATCAGCTATATCGAGATAAGCAGCGAAGGTTTGGCCGAAGTGAAATGGCAAAAGGATACCATTCCGGTGAACGGTACGTATCGTGAAGAAGGTATCAAGCCTCCCGATTTCGGAGAATCCGTCTACTTCGTCTTTGACCCGATGGTTCCCGATTTCTCCAAATATGGCACGATCGATAGCGACGGCAAAAAGAAAGAGCTCGGACAATACAATGTTACCGTTGAGCGTGAGAAACAGGGTGAAATAATCGAACCGGTTAATGGCGAACAGCGAACCGATGGCAAATCGGGGCCTGTTACTCCGGGCGCATAA
- a CDS encoding potassium channel family protein — translation MHFIRRLSVKLLRLKNSLLAYGTILFILLSSAIVYYLEPDTFQNGFNALWWVMTTVATVGYGDFYPTTVPGKLFAMFLYVFGIGLLSLVIGKIIEAIADLQRRRGSGKLKFQGRNHIILLNWSKKAQLAVEEIMSTDENAEIVIITESEKHPYDRRNIHFVSGDPTSDDTLEQAGINRARSAIIFADPGIEDSSLVDGKSLLIAASIERIAPEVHTTVEITLEKHIQNFRHVKVNEFVLSHDAVSRLAVRSALNEGNIEILTQLLSRQHGEDLFEAARDPEWRTYGDAFQALLKEGATLVADGSDMTINRKLHEQLPANTRLFVITDKATIDKINAKGRNS, via the coding sequence ATGCACTTTATCCGCCGATTATCCGTTAAGCTGCTGCGGCTCAAAAATTCACTGCTTGCGTATGGAACAATACTGTTCATCCTGTTAAGCTCGGCGATTGTTTATTACCTTGAACCGGATACCTTCCAAAATGGGTTCAATGCCTTGTGGTGGGTGATGACGACTGTGGCGACGGTCGGCTACGGCGATTTCTACCCAACAACGGTACCGGGCAAGCTGTTTGCGATGTTTCTATATGTATTCGGTATCGGACTGCTCAGCTTGGTGATCGGCAAAATCATTGAAGCGATCGCCGATCTGCAGCGACGAAGGGGGAGCGGAAAATTGAAGTTTCAAGGCCGGAATCACATCATCCTGCTGAATTGGAGCAAGAAGGCCCAGTTAGCCGTTGAAGAAATTATGTCAACGGACGAGAACGCCGAAATCGTCATTATAACCGAGAGCGAAAAACATCCTTACGACCGCAGGAACATCCATTTTGTCAGCGGCGATCCGACATCGGACGATACGCTCGAGCAAGCCGGCATTAACCGTGCCCGTTCGGCAATCATATTCGCGGATCCGGGGATCGAGGACTCATCTCTCGTCGACGGCAAATCGCTGCTGATCGCCGCCAGTATCGAGCGGATTGCGCCCGAGGTGCATACCACGGTAGAAATTACCCTCGAGAAGCATATCCAAAACTTCCGGCATGTGAAGGTAAATGAATTCGTCCTTTCTCATGATGCGGTATCCCGGCTGGCGGTCCGCTCGGCGCTTAATGAAGGAAACATCGAAATCCTGACCCAGCTCCTGAGCAGACAGCACGGCGAAGACTTGTTTGAGGCAGCGCGCGATCCCGAGTGGCGAACTTACGGGGACGCATTTCAGGCACTGCTTAAAGAAGGCGCGACGCTTGTCGCAGACGGCAGCGATATGACCATCAACCGCAAGCTCCACGAGCAGCTGCCTGCCAATACCAGGCTGTTTGTCATAACCGACAAGGCCACCATAGACAAAATTAACGCTAAAGGGAGAAATAGTTAA
- a CDS encoding glutathionylspermidine synthase family protein, whose protein sequence is MNRVLDLKLKHDELFQGKLAEMIPYHRMYGKSYCLPSLTLYQPEEWDYLRSASERINLIYWKALRFTQRYLPDSFLTGPLGLHPSMVEASRLEVPSHGISRQDWIIGPNGMKCIENNTDTPTGVPETAILEKRLVEGFTPYTSISGEMRNSIQSAFRRLIGYYSEQGLAGTIAFSCYDWHMEDTVNTRYIMDAVAELGYSVMFVPLERLEIIPGEGLYAYGRRIHMLYRLYPLEYLIQDTDEASGLHVGEALMDLVVQGRLGLINPAQSIIMQSKGFMALIWSLFERSDITEQYCGFTLFEPEELETISTYLLPTYYEKTVFEQANKPYVAKAYWGREGKGTAVYNGRGTLEEAEWGHDEEEAAEVIDYYGNQPKIYQECWPMEEVNIRTESGETNGFLLTGVYVIGGACSGLLPRIGGKITGDMAYYCPAALAIKREGKN, encoded by the coding sequence ATGAACCGCGTCCTTGATTTGAAGCTGAAGCACGACGAGCTGTTTCAGGGGAAGCTGGCAGAAATGATTCCCTACCATCGGATGTATGGAAAGAGCTACTGTCTCCCTTCCCTTACGTTATATCAGCCCGAAGAGTGGGATTACCTGCGCAGCGCATCGGAACGTATCAACCTTATCTATTGGAAGGCGCTGCGGTTCACGCAGCGTTACTTGCCGGATTCGTTTCTCACAGGACCGCTTGGTCTCCACCCGTCAATGGTCGAGGCATCGCGTTTGGAGGTTCCTTCGCATGGGATATCCCGGCAGGATTGGATTATCGGTCCGAACGGTATGAAATGTATCGAGAACAACACCGATACGCCGACGGGGGTCCCGGAAACAGCTATATTGGAGAAGCGGCTTGTGGAAGGGTTTACGCCCTATACTTCCATCTCCGGGGAAATGCGGAATTCGATCCAGAGCGCCTTTCGCCGCCTGATCGGTTATTACTCCGAACAGGGTCTCGCCGGTACAATAGCGTTCAGCTGTTATGATTGGCATATGGAAGACACGGTTAACACGCGTTATATTATGGACGCCGTTGCGGAGCTTGGCTATTCGGTAATGTTCGTCCCTTTGGAACGGCTCGAAATCATCCCCGGCGAGGGTCTCTACGCTTATGGGCGGAGAATTCACATGCTCTACCGGCTCTATCCTCTCGAATATTTGATACAGGATACCGATGAAGCTTCGGGGCTTCACGTCGGTGAAGCGCTTATGGATCTCGTCGTACAGGGAAGACTCGGACTTATCAATCCGGCTCAAAGCATCATCATGCAAAGCAAGGGCTTCATGGCGCTAATCTGGTCGCTCTTCGAACGCAGCGACATCACCGAACAATACTGCGGATTTACATTGTTTGAACCCGAGGAGCTGGAAACAATAAGCACCTACCTGCTCCCGACCTATTACGAGAAGACCGTTTTTGAACAGGCAAACAAGCCGTATGTGGCCAAAGCGTACTGGGGGCGGGAAGGAAAAGGTACAGCCGTATATAACGGCAGGGGCACACTGGAAGAAGCCGAATGGGGTCACGACGAAGAAGAAGCAGCTGAAGTGATAGATTATTACGGTAATCAGCCGAAAATCTATCAGGAGTGCTGGCCGATGGAAGAAGTGAACATCCGTACGGAAAGTGGCGAGACCAATGGCTTCCTGCTTACCGGTGTCTACGTGATCGGTGGAGCCTGCTCCGGCCTGCTGCCCAGAATTGGCGGTAAAATAACAGGCGATATGGCCTACTACTGTCCGGCGGCGCTAGCTATTAAAAGGGAGGGAAAGAATTAA
- a CDS encoding PspA/IM30 family protein gives MSIFKRLRDLTLSNVYAMIEKAEDPVKLTDQYIRDMQEDLEDAEKAVAAQIAIEKKFKQLYEEQEALVKKRDEQAHTAAQMQNIELARRALEEKKAAEQKMNEYKTSFDQNKASADNLRSKLDEMRKQLTEMKNKRETLVARYNAAKAQAEINKSMAGFSSDTASAGMKRMEEKMLQMEAQAEASNEMNSKEKSLDAEFEALGKNKAVDDELAALLKQYENKN, from the coding sequence ATGTCGATATTCAAACGTTTGAGAGACTTAACGTTATCCAATGTATATGCCATGATTGAGAAGGCTGAAGATCCGGTTAAGCTCACCGACCAATATATCCGCGATATGCAGGAAGATCTGGAGGACGCGGAGAAAGCGGTCGCAGCCCAAATCGCAATCGAGAAGAAGTTCAAGCAGCTGTATGAAGAGCAGGAAGCGCTTGTGAAGAAACGCGATGAGCAGGCCCACACGGCCGCTCAAATGCAGAATATCGAGCTTGCCCGCCGTGCCCTTGAAGAGAAGAAGGCCGCGGAGCAGAAGATGAATGAGTACAAAACAAGCTTCGATCAGAACAAAGCGTCCGCCGATAACCTGCGCTCCAAGCTGGACGAAATGCGCAAGCAGCTGACTGAGATGAAGAACAAACGCGAAACGCTCGTCGCTCGTTATAATGCGGCGAAAGCGCAAGCTGAGATTAACAAATCTATGGCCGGGTTCAGCTCGGATACCGCATCGGCAGGCATGAAGCGGATGGAGGAGAAAATGCTCCAGATGGAAGCGCAGGCCGAAGCGAGCAACGAGATGAACAGCAAAGAGAAATCGCTTGACGCCGAATTCGAAGCGCTTGGCAAGAACAAGGCGGTCGACGACGAACTCGCGGCTCTATTGAAGCAGTACGAGAACAAAAACTAA
- a CDS encoding Fur family transcriptional regulator: MADTHIVQEMLEVMSRNGWRITDQRRTLAQIFADADGFLSPKDVYDQMRDKYPGVSFDTVYRNLRMLSHMGALEQFYFMEGGLKFKGGCTHHHHHHLICVNCEKTETFDYCPMNGTLNLPGNYKIMNHRFEIYGVCEDCQK; the protein is encoded by the coding sequence ATGGCGGATACCCACATCGTGCAGGAAATGCTCGAAGTCATGTCCCGGAACGGTTGGCGAATCACCGACCAGCGTCGAACCCTTGCGCAAATATTTGCTGATGCAGACGGATTCTTGTCGCCCAAAGATGTTTATGACCAAATGAGGGACAAATATCCAGGGGTCAGCTTCGATACCGTATATCGCAATTTGCGCATGCTCAGTCATATGGGAGCGCTTGAACAGTTTTATTTTATGGAGGGCGGCTTGAAGTTCAAGGGAGGCTGCACCCACCACCACCATCATCACTTGATCTGCGTAAACTGCGAGAAGACTGAGACGTTTGATTATTGTCCGATGAATGGAACCCTCAATTTGCCGGGGAATTATAAAATCATGAATCACCGTTTTGAGATTTACGGAGTTTGCGAGGATTGCCAGAAATAA
- a CDS encoding DUF350 domain-containing protein → MTFQEVVAMLVWTGAGAVLLVVLMTVDSLFTRYKDMEEIKKGNLAVTTRFVMKLLAQAYILSQSITTSNHLGEALIVSVISFLILLVLERLLGLVLRTAFGLDLDRGTKEGKIAHALLAGSLHISGALIIGSCL, encoded by the coding sequence ATGACATTTCAAGAAGTAGTAGCCATGTTGGTATGGACCGGTGCAGGTGCGGTGCTGTTAGTCGTGCTGATGACGGTCGATTCGCTCTTTACCCGCTACAAGGACATGGAGGAAATCAAGAAGGGCAATTTAGCGGTTACGACCCGGTTTGTGATGAAATTGCTCGCGCAGGCGTACATCTTGTCACAGTCGATAACAACTTCAAACCATCTGGGCGAGGCACTGATCGTTTCCGTCATTTCCTTTCTGATTCTGCTTGTACTTGAAAGGCTGCTGGGGCTTGTGCTGCGAACCGCGTTCGGACTTGATCTGGACAGAGGTACGAAGGAAGGCAAAATAGCGCACGCTCTGCTGGCCGGATCGCTTCATATCTCAGGCGCTCTGATTATCGGTTCGTGCTTGTAA
- a CDS encoding metal-sensitive transcriptional regulator translates to MDKPTELLHTECSPGEGGRKSHHPDKMKSDLITRLNRIEGQIRGVKGLIEKDTYCDDVLNQIAAIQSALNGVGKLLLEGHMKSCVIERIQAGEKEVIDELLITVKKLMK, encoded by the coding sequence ATGGATAAGCCGACAGAGCTTCTTCATACGGAGTGCAGCCCCGGAGAAGGCGGAAGAAAGAGTCATCACCCGGATAAAATGAAGTCGGATTTAATCACCCGGCTTAACCGGATCGAGGGCCAGATACGGGGAGTGAAGGGACTGATCGAGAAAGACACTTACTGCGACGACGTCCTCAACCAGATCGCGGCGATTCAATCGGCGCTCAACGGCGTCGGAAAGCTGCTGCTTGAAGGCCATATGAAGAGCTGCGTCATAGAACGTATACAGGCCGGAGAAAAAGAAGTCATTGATGAGCTGTTGATTACCGTGAAAAAATTGATGAAATAG
- a CDS encoding DUF350 domain-containing protein gives MNAFTDNLLNIVIGIGIIFLILAVGAFVFSRLTRFSDAEEINKGNEAAGVYMGSKLLGLCIIVGMVSFSSHDWISMLIWSGIGILVLCLVYLVFDWLTPRFKVCDQIAAGNMAVAQMLRSVIIGVSIVVGTILM, from the coding sequence ATGAATGCATTTACGGATAATTTGCTTAACATAGTAATTGGAATCGGCATTATTTTTCTCATTCTGGCGGTTGGGGCTTTTGTGTTCAGCCGGTTGACGCGTTTCAGCGACGCTGAGGAAATCAACAAGGGAAACGAAGCGGCCGGCGTGTATATGGGCAGCAAGCTGCTCGGGCTGTGCATCATTGTGGGCATGGTTTCCTTCAGTTCGCACGATTGGATCTCCATGCTTATATGGTCTGGGATCGGCATCCTTGTACTGTGTCTTGTCTATCTCGTATTTGACTGGTTGACGCCGCGCTTTAAAGTATGCGACCAGATCGCGGCAGGCAATATGGCCGTTGCGCAGATGCTTCGCTCTGTCATTATCGGCGTCTCGATTGTGGTCGGTACGATTTTGATGTAA
- a CDS encoding nitroreductase family protein has translation MGNEFLAALKERRTIYGISKDRIVPDERILELVNEAVKHTPSAFNSQSARIVVLLDVHHDKLWDTTKETLRKIVKSDQFSQTEERINGFRSGYGTILFFEDYSVIRQFQGKFERYKDKFPDWSHQSSGMLQFVIWTALELEGLGASLQHYNPLIDEEVKKLWKVPDDWELIAQMPFGKPTAPPGEKEFQPLEERVKFYK, from the coding sequence ATGGGCAATGAATTTCTCGCCGCACTGAAAGAGCGCAGAACGATTTATGGTATCAGTAAAGATCGAATCGTACCGGATGAGCGTATTCTCGAGTTGGTCAATGAAGCGGTGAAACACACTCCTTCGGCATTTAATTCCCAGAGCGCCAGAATTGTCGTCCTGCTGGACGTTCATCATGACAAGCTTTGGGATACGACGAAAGAAACGCTTAGAAAAATCGTGAAATCAGATCAATTCTCTCAAACGGAGGAGAGGATCAACGGCTTCCGCAGCGGATACGGTACGATTCTGTTCTTCGAGGACTATTCCGTTATCCGGCAATTTCAAGGCAAATTTGAACGTTACAAAGATAAATTTCCCGATTGGTCCCATCAGTCGTCCGGGATGCTGCAGTTTGTCATATGGACAGCGCTGGAGCTTGAAGGACTCGGAGCATCGCTGCAGCATTATAACCCGCTGATCGACGAGGAAGTGAAGAAGCTGTGGAAGGTGCCGGATGATTGGGAGCTGATCGCACAGATGCCGTTCGGCAAGCCGACAGCGCCGCCCGGTGAGAAAGAGTTCCAGCCGCTCGAGGAGCGGGTGAAGTTTTATAAGTAA
- a CDS encoding DUF4178 domain-containing protein gives MSLFSRIKNILAKPEPPMPEKSMMTIGPGDVCEISLVTYQVVGRTQNRQRSLIMLTLQDGSDIRYLTIEERERTVYAIYGPIDGRLDSVEEVPTIIELDERTYHLEEQYSGFITAAGRTPFVQGGEQYVWQYQSDDMKLLRVEWQDGRFMLYEGEDVLPADVRVLRGS, from the coding sequence ATGAGCCTGTTTTCACGGATCAAAAACATATTGGCAAAGCCGGAACCGCCGATGCCGGAGAAGAGCATGATGACGATCGGACCTGGCGACGTTTGCGAAATATCGCTTGTGACCTACCAAGTGGTCGGACGGACGCAAAACCGTCAGCGCAGCTTGATAATGCTAACCCTTCAGGACGGCTCGGACATCCGCTATCTGACAATCGAGGAGCGCGAACGGACGGTTTATGCGATATACGGTCCCATCGACGGAAGACTCGACTCCGTAGAGGAAGTGCCGACGATTATTGAGCTTGACGAGCGTACGTATCACCTTGAAGAGCAGTATTCCGGATTCATTACCGCTGCCGGCAGGACCCCTTTCGTACAGGGCGGAGAGCAGTATGTATGGCAGTATCAATCCGATGACATGAAGCTGCTTCGCGTCGAATGGCAGGACGGCAGATTTATGCTGTATGAAGGCGAAGATGTGCTTCCGGCCGACGTTCGCGTCCTCCGCGGAAGCTAG
- a CDS encoding phosphotransferase family protein translates to MESGIKNKLDAKQLKAVIRQVFNESVQEARELSDGWANTAYSILLGSGRKVVLKAAPVKDTKVMRYENNIMTAEVMAMKLIGGKDILPVPRIYAHDDSFSILNSEYFIMEYLEGEPLNKIRDSLSMEETASIQYELGVCNRRLNEIEGSQFGYFGQVNRTGNGWKETFCKMLLDVLADGRDAGVELPVDYSQIERELHGASDVLSGVQRPYFVHWDLWDGNIFINDGRISGIIDFERAIWGDPLMEFYFSHFAKPEPFLEGYGQSAFSQEELARRALYDLYLDLILVIECPYRHYEDDNHIKWAYQNMETGWSRFLHSLG, encoded by the coding sequence GTGGAAAGCGGAATAAAGAACAAATTGGATGCGAAGCAGCTCAAAGCTGTCATCCGTCAGGTATTCAATGAGTCCGTTCAAGAGGCAAGGGAGCTGTCGGACGGGTGGGCAAACACGGCATATTCGATCTTGCTCGGCAGCGGACGGAAGGTGGTTCTCAAAGCGGCTCCCGTGAAAGATACAAAAGTAATGAGATACGAGAATAATATAATGACCGCGGAAGTAATGGCGATGAAGTTAATCGGCGGTAAAGATATACTTCCTGTGCCGCGGATTTATGCGCATGACGATTCGTTCTCGATCCTTAACAGTGAATATTTCATAATGGAATATTTAGAAGGAGAGCCCTTAAACAAAATAAGAGACTCGCTTTCCATGGAGGAAACAGCCTCCATTCAATATGAGCTCGGGGTCTGTAACCGGAGGTTAAACGAAATTGAGGGTAGCCAATTCGGATATTTTGGCCAGGTCAATCGTACAGGAAACGGGTGGAAGGAGACTTTCTGCAAAATGCTGCTGGATGTCCTTGCGGATGGCCGCGATGCGGGAGTAGAGCTGCCCGTTGATTACTCGCAGATCGAAAGGGAGCTGCACGGGGCATCGGATGTATTGTCCGGGGTTCAGCGGCCGTATTTTGTTCATTGGGATTTGTGGGATGGCAATATCTTTATCAATGATGGGCGTATTTCCGGTATTATCGATTTTGAAAGAGCGATCTGGGGCGACCCGTTAATGGAATTTTACTTTAGCCATTTTGCCAAGCCTGAACCTTTCCTGGAGGGCTACGGGCAGTCCGCTTTCTCGCAGGAAGAACTGGCTAGGAGAGCGCTCTACGATTTGTACCTGGATCTTATTCTGGTTATTGAATGCCCTTATCGCCATTACGAGGATGATAATCATATCAAATGGGCGTATCAGAATATGGAAACGGGCTGGAGCCGTTTCCTGCACAGCTTGGGATAG
- a CDS encoding alpha/beta hydrolase, translating to MMKLRRKILIKIMVYLLVSLSVMLTAGFIYEWAGSRQDEKTFVPVGKLYEVNGRNMHLYTGGRGDTTVVLSSGWGTANPYVDFYPLYKGLESSVKYAVYDRFGYGFSDATSSKRDIDTIVAEIHELLTVSGQKPPYVFVGHSLGSLETIRYAQKYPDEVKGIVLVEGGSPEYYASRKPLTLIPLIQGFLVKSGVVRVLYHFNGFAEGIADQRNGLRLLPEDLKELDRVSTLMKTGNRNMIDEMRLSRDNAETILAGGKPLPVPITVLTADYFGHLSNDKAWKEYEAQLPSWSNSGKQIIEPGTSHYLHHYRPDTVVKEILLLSVQ from the coding sequence ATGATGAAGCTGCGGCGAAAAATCCTTATTAAAATTATGGTTTACTTGCTCGTATCATTGAGCGTTATGTTGACCGCGGGATTCATTTATGAGTGGGCGGGCTCCCGGCAGGATGAGAAAACCTTCGTCCCGGTCGGCAAGCTGTATGAGGTAAATGGCCGAAACATGCATCTGTATACAGGCGGTAGAGGGGATACTACCGTGGTATTATCATCAGGATGGGGGACGGCCAATCCCTACGTTGATTTCTATCCGTTATACAAGGGGCTCGAATCCTCCGTCAAATATGCCGTCTACGACAGGTTCGGTTACGGATTCAGCGATGCGACGTCTTCGAAGAGAGACATCGATACGATCGTGGCGGAAATCCACGAACTTCTTACTGTATCCGGGCAAAAGCCGCCATATGTTTTCGTCGGACATTCCCTGGGATCGCTGGAAACCATCCGATATGCGCAGAAATATCCGGATGAAGTGAAGGGGATCGTGCTGGTGGAAGGCGGCAGCCCGGAGTATTACGCGTCGCGAAAGCCCCTTACGTTGATCCCACTTATTCAGGGGTTTCTGGTAAAGTCAGGTGTAGTGAGGGTGCTCTATCACTTCAATGGATTTGCCGAAGGGATCGCAGATCAAAGAAACGGATTGCGGCTGCTTCCTGAGGATCTAAAAGAACTGGACCGCGTATCGACTTTGATGAAGACGGGGAACCGTAATATGATTGACGAAATGCGGTTGAGCCGTGACAATGCCGAAACGATTCTGGCCGGCGGCAAGCCGCTCCCGGTCCCGATAACGGTGTTGACTGCCGATTATTTCGGCCATCTGAGTAACGACAAGGCTTGGAAGGAATATGAGGCGCAGCTGCCGTCGTGGTCCAACTCGGGCAAACAGATCATCGAACCGGGAACGTCCCACTATCTACATCACTACCGGCCTGATACAGTGGTGAAAGAGATACTCCTTCTATCGGTTCAATAG